The Candidatus Thorarchaeota archaeon region GGGCTTAAGGACACACCGTGGATATGCTTTGTTCTTCGTTGCAAGGAGGAATCTACTGTCTTTGGTTTCTTGGAGATTCTGCTCATCCAAATAGGAGTCTTCGGCGTACTTGAAGTACTTTCTGTCAAATCTATAGCGTCTTACGCTCCTTCCTGATGAAGGATAAGGCACGGAGAATAAATCCGACCTGTTTTCACTAACATGCTCGCTGGGAATATCTCTCCCTCGGGTGGCAGAGATGTGTCCCGTTATTCCTTTATGGACTACTCTGTCGAATAAATCATCATGATACAGAACTGCAATTCCGCCATCTTGGAAGGTGCTTCTTGGCATTACATTCTCAATGTGGATTCCAGGTCTCCTTGACATCACGATGATTCCCGATTTCTGTGATTTACTCCGAGAACAGAACACACTTACCATCTCAAGCGTGACATCCTGGAATGGGCTGCCCTCATCTACTATCATCCAGACTCCCAATTTTCCTGCCAGGAACGCTCGCGTTTTGCTGAACTGCTTGGTTCGCATAATACTATTGGGTAGGATGAACGCAATCTCTCCACCCTCTTTTAGAAGGGCGTTTGCTCTAGCAAGAAAATGGGCTGCGATATTCCATGTACCACGCCTCCCTCCAAAAAGTGCGGCATCGTACTTACGTTGAATATACTCCTTCTCAAAGCTTGTGAGTATGTTTCCAAAGGGTGGATTGCCTAAGATGATATCGAAACCCGGCTTTGGATTCTTGAAAACCTGAGGGAATTCCTTGCTCCAAGATAATGGATTGGAAGTACTCTCTTTCATTGATGAAATAATGGGCCTATGCTCATTGCAGCTCTCTTTGAATGTATTGGACTGCTGCCCATTGGAATTAGCACTCCCAACTAAACTATTCCCTTTCCGTATTTGTCTTTGAACGATCTCTTGCAGACTGCTACGTGGAAGCTCATGGGATGTCTTTTGTGCCCAGCTCGCTAGTTTCGTTCTGCATTCTTGAACTGCATTTTCCCGAAGATCTACACCAAAAAGATTGGTGGACAGTATAGAACCTCGAAGCTGACCCGTATCCTTCACTTCGGTGAGTCTACATCGTTGTTGAAGAAGTTGTTCTGCTGCAGCCAGGAGGAACACACCGTTCCCTACAGCAGGATCCAGCACCCTCACAGAGGTCAGCATCTCTGAGGTTCTTTCGGCTCGCTCGTTTATCCATGCGCCTATCGATTTTTTGGTGATATAGTCCGCGATTTCTGCTGGAGTGTAATATGTCCCCGTTCTTCTGGAGTGGTATTTACCGCTCCGCTCGGGCATTGTGAATCCATCACCAAGGTCACGGGAACGATTTCTGATTTGAATGTATGCTTAGCTTCTCCATGAACCAATGACTGATGGATCCTCACCAAGTACTCAACCTAGTGAAGCAAATAAGAAAAAGAAAAACGAATGAGAGGCGAGGCCCCAAATGATTCTCTCATTTGGACTGCTCGTCTTTCATCCTTCAACCGATTTTTGTACCGCAGTTGGGGCAAAACTTGGCGCCCTTGAGCTCCTGTCCACAATTGGGGCAGAATTTCGCACCTGCAGGAGCACTTGCTTTTCCGCTATCTTGCTCTCCTTGCATCTGTTTCCCCATTGCACCCATCATGGCAGCCCCAGCACCGAAACCGGCACCTTCGCTCTTGCCAATCGATTCAGCAGCTGACTTCATTGTCTCTGATCCCATGACCTGCTGACCACTGACCTTGCCAGTCTTCAACCAGAACAGTCTCTCTCTATATTTCTCGGTTGTATCGATACCTTCAAACTTCAAGTCAACAAGCTCTAGGCCTATCCGTTCGAATGACATTCTGACCTTCGTTTTGACCTTCATCGATGTCTCATCGAGTTGCGTGAACACTGTCTGGAGGTCATAGTGTGCAAATTCGTCAATAATCCGCTCATTAAGGAACGATCGCAGGTAATCGTTGACCTTCTTAGTTGTGAAGGCGTTCTGATTTCCTACTACGTCGCTGACAAATACCTTTGGCTCCTTAATCCTGAACCAGAAGTTGCCATGGAACATAAGTGGAGCGAGGTCACTTGTCTGTCCCCTTCCTCCGAATTTGCCCTGGAATTGAGAGCGTGAGACAAAAATGCATGTTGCCTGGAATATGTCTCCCTTGACTTTCTCCTGCAACCAGCCTACCAGACTGGGCATCTTGCTTGTTGTTAGTTTGTGTCGTCCTGCCAGGAAGGTATCAAGGGCTTTACCATCCCGATAGAAGATTGCTGCCTGATTCTCATGTACAATGAGTTGGCTACCCCAGTCCAATCTGTTGTCTGGGTACCGCCAGACAATTTGGTTCGGCCCGGCGTTCGTCCATTCAATTGCATCGGCCATATTGTATACTTCCGTATATTGGATTCTGATTCACTTTGTCAGTTTGTGTCGATTTAAATATTGACATGCTATATTCCCCGTTTATCTGCTGCATTCATGCTTTGAGTTATTAGGGGAAATCCGAAAAGGAAAACGGCAATTCAGATGTTACGAGCAGATTCCCCCAACGGTGAGAATGAAGAAGAAAACGGCGGAGGTTCAGGTAGTGGGGAGCCGTTAAGTTACTTCAATCCAATGGGGAACTACTTCACTTTGGTGGTAGGAATCGTTGTTAGTTATGTTCTGTTTTTCATATTTGGTTATCCTGTTTTGATAATAACGATGCTGTTTTTTGTTGTCCAAATTATGAAGGAAACCATGGATCTTCTTGAGAGGATTCCAGGGGGATTTCTACGAAAGGCAGCATACCTGAATGTCGGTCTAACCCTACTTTATTTTGGAATTCTCGCAATTAATGGACTTGCGATTTTTCGGGGTTCTCCACCTCCGATATTGCCTCAAATAGCGGATCTTACGTTTCTCACCCCCATACTGATGATGACAGCTATGTACGGGCTGAGAAACATCAAAGGAATGTTCGAAGCCCGTCAAGACTCCAATGATTAGCTGAATCATTCTTCTCCGATTGGCGATTTTCAACTAAAGATTGATTTCAACAAGGTCTTCTCCAATGACGACTTCTGCGCTATTGGACCTACCAACGATTTCAACAACCGAATCCTGTTCTCGGACCACTGGCGGAGATACATGAACTAGTATCACCTTTACTGGGCCTGCGTCCGAGACAACTTTGTTGAGCTCGCTGGGGCTTGTATGAACGCCTTCACGATGATCACCATCAAGCCAGTTGCACTCATGAATCAGCACGTCTACATCCTTGGCCATTTCAATGACCTCTTCACAGACTGAAGTATCACCGGTATACACGAGTGATGCATCTTCATTCGTTACTTTGAACGCCCTGCTGTCTTGATCGCTGTGACAGGTTGGATGTGCCTCCACTTTCACCTCGCCGAAATCTACTTTGTCGTGTTCTGCCAGCTCATTAACCTCTGTAGAGATCCTATCGAGAAGATATGGGAATGACACTTCATTGATGCCTTTGAGCCACTCGTGAATGTCTGCAGATCCATAGATTTCGAGTGTTTCTTGGTATTCTTCAAGCCAAAGCGTCTGATACAGCGGAAGAAAATCTGAACAATGGTCAATGTGAAAATGAGTGAAGAAGACCGCTGAAAGATCGGTAAGGTCGATTTTTGTTTGAGTTAGACGATGAAGTATTCCTGATCCCACATCAAGTAGAATCTTGAAGTCTCCACTTTCAACAAGCACTCCCGATTGAACTCTATCTGGATCGGGATAAGAAGTACCGGTACCAAGCACCGTGACATGCATATTTATCAGATATGTGACGGTATGTTAGCTAATCAGTCTTGTCTCAACTACAACTGATTGCTGATGGCAGTTATGCTGGGAGTGGCTTTGGTTTGAGCACGTATCGCACGGTGTTTACGAACAGCTTCAACTGACTGGCCAGCTTCTCAGGGGTTTTTTGTGCAAGCTCGTGGGGCGAAAGTATTTCTTTACAGGTTGTCTGCCGAAGCACTCGCAGAAGTGCGATTGACTCGACTCTGCAATTGCCTTCTCGAACTCCTCTCCATAGTTGTTCAACAGCATCAACCAGATTCTCGCCATACCGAACAAGCTCATTTGTGTTGATATTCCCTTCTAAGCAATCAATTACACGTTTGGCTTTCTCTGTTAGGGTCTGTGTTATTGGATTGTTACCCGCTACATTCTGGTATGTCATTCTGTCATCCAGTATTTCTGTGTCGCTTTCTGCTATATAATTCCCCCCATTTACGGTTACCATGTTATTTTGCATCCGCGCTATTTCGCTTATTACATTTTGATTTAATGTATTAGCCGCCAAACATATTATTTATTTCTTTA contains the following coding sequences:
- a CDS encoding MBL fold metallo-hydrolase; translated protein: MHVTVLGTGTSYPDPDRVQSGVLVESGDFKILLDVGSGILHRLTQTKIDLTDLSAVFFTHFHIDHCSDFLPLYQTLWLEEYQETLEIYGSADIHEWLKGINEVSFPYLLDRISTEVNELAEHDKVDFGEVKVEAHPTCHSDQDSRAFKVTNEDASLVYTGDTSVCEEVIEMAKDVDVLIHECNWLDGDHREGVHTSPSELNKVVSDAGPVKVILVHVSPPVVREQDSVVEIVGRSNSAEVVIGEDLVEINL
- a CDS encoding SPFH domain-containing protein: MADAIEWTNAGPNQIVWRYPDNRLDWGSQLIVHENQAAIFYRDGKALDTFLAGRHKLTTSKMPSLVGWLQEKVKGDIFQATCIFVSRSQFQGKFGGRGQTSDLAPLMFHGNFWFRIKEPKVFVSDVVGNQNAFTTKKVNDYLRSFLNERIIDEFAHYDLQTVFTQLDETSMKVKTKVRMSFERIGLELVDLKFEGIDTTEKYRERLFWLKTGKVSGQQVMGSETMKSAAESIGKSEGAGFGAGAAMMGAMGKQMQGEQDSGKASAPAGAKFCPNCGQELKGAKFCPNCGTKIG